Proteins found in one Nocardia brasiliensis ATCC 700358 genomic segment:
- a CDS encoding LysR family transcriptional regulator has protein sequence MTLRQYEYALAVAEVGSVTAAAELLHVAQPSMSQQIRALERELGVTLFARTPTGLVPTVVGRAFLREAEVAVNASRRARATARAGAEELEGELLVAAQLGLGTRQLPSALAALRRRYPRLEVTVFEEPNPAELERMGRRGVLDLVLLTAPCDESSADAHHLGDEEFVVVLGTGHRLLAGDRVELPELADEPWVRFDRDSALDAVLRDVLRDNGLTPSTAARVTQAATAVRWASHGLGVTLVPASAVPQGYEHLARPVFPVVSQPILAAVRHNAGPAETALLELLRRETWHKSASFVPVRTDELRAG, from the coding sequence ATGACGTTACGGCAATACGAGTACGCCCTGGCCGTCGCCGAGGTGGGCTCGGTGACGGCGGCCGCCGAACTGCTGCACGTGGCACAGCCTTCGATGTCCCAGCAGATCCGTGCCCTGGAACGCGAACTCGGCGTGACGCTGTTCGCCCGCACACCGACCGGGCTGGTGCCCACCGTCGTCGGTCGCGCGTTCCTGCGGGAGGCTGAGGTCGCGGTGAACGCGTCGCGCCGGGCGCGCGCGACCGCCCGGGCCGGGGCGGAGGAACTCGAGGGCGAACTGCTCGTGGCGGCGCAGCTGGGTCTGGGCACGCGGCAATTGCCGAGTGCCCTGGCCGCGCTGCGCCGCCGCTACCCACGGCTCGAGGTCACCGTCTTCGAAGAGCCGAATCCGGCCGAGCTGGAACGGATGGGCCGGCGTGGCGTGCTGGACCTCGTCTTGCTGACCGCGCCCTGCGACGAGAGCTCGGCCGACGCCCATCACCTCGGCGACGAGGAATTCGTCGTCGTGCTGGGCACCGGCCACCGTCTGCTCGCGGGTGATCGGGTCGAGTTACCCGAACTGGCGGACGAGCCGTGGGTGCGGTTCGATCGAGACAGCGCCCTGGATGCGGTGCTCCGAGATGTGCTGCGGGACAACGGACTCACTCCCAGCACGGCCGCCCGGGTTACCCAGGCGGCGACGGCGGTGCGCTGGGCTTCGCACGGACTCGGGGTGACGCTGGTCCCGGCCTCCGCGGTGCCGCAGGGCTACGAGCACCTGGCCCGGCCGGTGTTCCCGGTGGTGTCGCAGCCTATTCTCGCCGCTGTCCGGCACAACGCCGGCCCGGCCGAAACGGCCCTGCTCGAGCTGCTGCGGCGAGAAACGTGGCACAAGTCCGCATCGTTCGTGCCGGTGCGAACAGACGAACTCAGAGCTGGGTAG
- a CDS encoding SDR family oxidoreductase has product MYHGKTAVITGGSTGMGFAMAKLLVDGGARVVLTGRSQATLDTAQQRLGENAIAVRGDVAALTDLDALADRVRSEFGTLDALFVNAGIAKAMPFESTTEEFYDELFAINVKGVFFTVQKLSPLLSSTAGVVLTTSNANVMGMPSAGVYSAGKAAVRSMARSLAGELLPRGIRVNAVSPGPVDTGILGSAMTAEAAAQFKAERIAENPMRRFGTPEEIARAAVFLAFDATYTTGAELVVDGGATQL; this is encoded by the coding sequence ATGTACCACGGCAAGACCGCGGTGATCACCGGTGGTAGCACCGGCATGGGCTTCGCGATGGCGAAGCTGCTGGTGGACGGCGGTGCGCGCGTGGTGCTCACGGGACGTTCCCAGGCGACGCTCGACACCGCACAGCAACGGCTCGGCGAGAATGCGATCGCCGTGCGCGGCGACGTCGCCGCACTGACCGATCTGGACGCGCTCGCGGATCGTGTGCGAAGCGAATTCGGCACGCTCGACGCGCTTTTCGTCAACGCGGGCATCGCAAAGGCCATGCCCTTCGAGTCGACGACCGAGGAATTCTACGACGAATTGTTCGCGATCAACGTCAAGGGTGTCTTCTTCACCGTGCAGAAGTTGTCACCGCTGCTGAGCTCGACGGCAGGCGTCGTGCTCACCACCTCGAACGCGAACGTCATGGGCATGCCCTCGGCGGGCGTCTACTCGGCGGGCAAAGCGGCGGTGCGTTCCATGGCCCGCAGCCTGGCCGGTGAGCTGCTCCCCCGCGGGATCCGGGTGAACGCGGTCAGCCCCGGCCCGGTCGATACCGGAATTCTGGGCAGCGCGATGACCGCCGAGGCCGCCGCGCAATTCAAGGCGGAGCGGATCGCGGAGAATCCGATGCGCCGTTTCGGCACTCCCGAAGAGATCGCCAGAGCCGCAGTGTTTCTCGCTTTCGACGCCACCTACACCACGGGTGCCGAGCTGGTGGTGGACGGCGGCGCTACCCAGCTCTGA
- a CDS encoding helix-turn-helix transcriptional regulator, whose protein sequence is MATMDLRTDIREFLSSRRARITPEQAGLPAYGGNRRVKGLRREEVALLAGVSVDYYVRMERGSLAGASDGVLDAVAAALQLDEAERDHLFHLARRSATSSGPRRRRSAVPVRSTLQQMLDAVSAAPAWICNGRYDVLATNQLARALFSPILADPRRPANTARFVYLAPEAARDFFVDYDRIAVDVAAKLRMEAGRDPHNEDLIALVGELSTCSELFRQRWASRDVRLRRSGRKRLHHPIVGRLDLDVESLELPAEPGLHLTIYTAPPGTPTADNLTLLASWAATRQTPATELEEHHD, encoded by the coding sequence ATGGCCACGATGGATCTACGCACCGACATCCGGGAGTTTCTCAGCTCGCGTCGCGCCCGGATCACACCAGAGCAGGCGGGCCTGCCCGCTTACGGCGGCAATCGTCGGGTCAAGGGGCTGCGTCGCGAGGAGGTAGCGCTGCTGGCTGGAGTTTCGGTCGACTACTACGTGCGCATGGAACGCGGCAGCCTCGCCGGTGCGTCCGATGGCGTGCTCGACGCGGTGGCCGCAGCCTTGCAACTCGATGAGGCCGAGCGCGACCATCTGTTCCACCTCGCGCGCCGATCCGCGACGTCCAGCGGTCCCCGCCGGCGCAGGTCTGCCGTGCCGGTGCGCTCGACGCTGCAGCAGATGCTCGACGCCGTCTCTGCCGCGCCGGCCTGGATCTGCAACGGCCGTTATGACGTGCTCGCCACGAATCAACTTGCCCGTGCGCTGTTTTCACCGATACTGGCCGACCCGCGCCGACCCGCGAACACCGCACGGTTCGTCTATCTGGCTCCCGAGGCAGCCAGAGATTTCTTCGTCGACTACGACCGGATCGCCGTTGACGTCGCCGCGAAACTACGGATGGAAGCCGGCCGCGACCCGCACAACGAGGACCTGATCGCGCTGGTCGGTGAATTGTCGACGTGCAGTGAGCTGTTCCGGCAACGGTGGGCATCTCGAGACGTGCGCCTGCGCCGATCCGGACGCAAGCGGCTGCACCATCCGATCGTCGGCCGCCTCGACTTGGACGTCGAATCCCTGGAACTCCCGGCCGAACCCGGCCTGCACCTCACCATCTACACCGCACCCCCGGGCACCCCCACCGCCGACAATCTGACGCTCCTGGCATCCTGGGCCGCCACCCGGCAGACACCGGCCACCGAACTCGAAGAACACCACGACTAG
- a CDS encoding SDR family oxidoreductase, with amino-acid sequence MSDNQFTTHAELFDLSGKRALVTGGTGGIGMMIARGLLQAGAHVLISSRNPDTCERAQRLLSEFGDVRAIPADLSKHDECRRLADLVEADSPRLDILVNNAGAMWREPLATFPDEAWDTVLDLNLKTPFWLVQALLPALRKAGVADDPARIINIGSIAAIHVAESPNYSYASSKAALHQLTRVLARELGPEHVTVNAVAPGPFPSQMMASTLEAVGDTIAAKAPLRRLGRDDDMAGVAVFLASRAGAYLTGAVIPVDGGIATTATGT; translated from the coding sequence ATGTCGGACAACCAATTCACCACCCACGCAGAGCTTTTCGATCTGAGTGGGAAACGCGCCCTTGTCACGGGCGGCACCGGCGGCATCGGAATGATGATCGCGCGTGGCCTGCTCCAGGCGGGTGCCCACGTCCTCATCAGCTCGCGCAACCCGGACACGTGCGAGCGGGCGCAGCGTCTGCTGTCCGAATTCGGCGACGTTCGAGCAATCCCCGCCGATCTGTCCAAGCACGACGAATGTCGTCGCCTCGCCGATCTGGTCGAGGCCGACTCGCCACGCCTGGACATTCTCGTCAACAACGCGGGCGCGATGTGGCGCGAGCCGCTGGCGACGTTCCCGGACGAGGCCTGGGACACGGTGCTCGACCTCAACCTCAAGACGCCGTTCTGGCTGGTGCAGGCGCTGCTTCCCGCACTTCGCAAGGCGGGCGTCGCCGACGATCCCGCGCGCATCATCAACATCGGCAGCATCGCCGCCATCCACGTCGCCGAATCGCCCAACTATTCCTACGCCAGCAGCAAAGCGGCACTGCATCAACTCACCAGGGTGCTTGCCAGGGAACTGGGCCCCGAACACGTCACGGTGAACGCGGTAGCCCCGGGTCCGTTCCCGTCGCAGATGATGGCGTCCACCCTCGAGGCCGTCGGCGACACGATCGCGGCCAAGGCTCCGCTGCGCCGGCTGGGCCGCGACGACGATATGGCGGGTGTCGCCGTGTTCCTCGCCAGCCGCGCCGGGGCCTACCTCACGGGTGCCGTCATCCCGGTCGACGGCGGTATCGCGACGACCGCAACGGGTACCTAG
- a CDS encoding TetR/AcrR family transcriptional regulator, whose protein sequence is MTEPGRRERKKAANRRALADAALRLFLERGYDAVGVREIADAADVSVATLFKHFPGGKEALVFDQDTDREAALVAAVRERPTGQSIPQALRTLLRDERSRQVRTDPRFPDFLHLIDTTPALREHARRMWLRHENALAAAIVADAGLPDNDPAAQALAHFALEAVSLVHGRDAPEQALDRIFTLLDTGWTATTQ, encoded by the coding sequence ATGACCGAACCGGGACGCCGCGAGCGCAAGAAGGCCGCCAACCGCCGAGCCTTGGCGGACGCGGCGCTGCGGCTGTTCCTGGAGCGCGGCTACGACGCGGTCGGCGTGCGGGAGATCGCCGACGCCGCCGATGTCTCGGTGGCCACGCTGTTCAAGCACTTCCCCGGCGGCAAGGAGGCCCTGGTGTTCGACCAGGACACCGACCGCGAGGCGGCGCTCGTCGCCGCCGTTCGCGAACGCCCGACCGGCCAGTCCATCCCGCAGGCGCTGCGCACACTGCTGCGCGACGAGCGCTCTCGACAGGTCCGCACCGACCCTCGCTTCCCCGACTTCCTCCACCTGATCGACACCACGCCGGCACTGCGCGAGCATGCGCGGCGCATGTGGTTGCGTCACGAAAACGCCCTGGCCGCAGCGATCGTCGCCGACGCCGGGCTACCCGACAACGACCCCGCCGCGCAGGCGCTGGCCCACTTCGCCCTCGAAGCAGTCAGCCTCGTCCACGGACGAGACGCCCCCGAGCAGGCGCTCGACCGGATCTTCACGCTCCTCGACACCGGCTGGACAGCCACGACGCAGTAG
- a CDS encoding FAD-dependent oxidoreductase, with translation MTTPRIAIVGGGPAGLMCARVLQGYGIEPAVYDADAAVDARDPGGTLDLHADSGQIALEDAGLMNAFRALARVEGQAKSRRDQHGTVLAEFTPAAGDDAAPEIDRGQLRTMLHTHLRPGTVAWGHKLVHVTPLESGTHRLEFANGASTEADLVIGADGAWSPVRRLLTAAVPQYLGVSFFDARFDDVDTRHPEIAEIVGDGHMFATDGDGRAVIVQRNSNGVMRGYVAFRAELDWHVTAVVDVTDRAAVRAFLLREFSRWSALMRPLITDNDGDYIPRSFWALPAPLTWNHVPGVTLIGDAAHLMAPFGGHGTNLALLDGAELAHALAKENDLDDAIARYETTMFPRSGELAVSSNSALTRFFATTSPDTPHLPPDHAQEHKNYQARAAEYRRRQQNS, from the coding sequence ATGACCACACCCCGTATCGCGATCGTCGGCGGCGGCCCCGCGGGTTTGATGTGCGCCCGTGTGCTGCAGGGCTATGGCATCGAGCCCGCGGTGTACGACGCGGACGCCGCCGTGGACGCCCGCGACCCGGGCGGGACGCTCGACCTACATGCCGACAGCGGCCAGATCGCGTTGGAGGACGCCGGGCTGATGAACGCCTTCCGGGCGTTGGCGCGGGTCGAGGGCCAAGCCAAAAGCCGCCGGGACCAGCACGGCACCGTCCTGGCCGAGTTCACTCCCGCCGCGGGCGACGACGCGGCGCCCGAGATCGACCGCGGCCAACTGCGAACCATGCTTCATACGCACCTGCGGCCCGGCACGGTCGCCTGGGGACACAAACTCGTGCACGTGACCCCGCTCGAAAGCGGTACGCACCGACTGGAATTCGCCAACGGCGCGAGCACGGAAGCCGACCTCGTCATCGGTGCCGACGGCGCGTGGTCGCCGGTTCGCCGGCTGCTCACCGCCGCGGTCCCGCAGTATCTCGGCGTCAGCTTTTTCGACGCCCGATTCGACGACGTGGACACCAGGCACCCCGAGATCGCCGAGATCGTCGGTGACGGCCACATGTTCGCCACCGACGGCGACGGCCGCGCGGTGATCGTCCAGCGCAACAGCAACGGTGTGATGCGCGGTTACGTGGCGTTCCGCGCCGAACTCGACTGGCACGTCACGGCCGTCGTGGACGTCACCGACCGCGCCGCCGTCCGGGCCTTCCTGCTGCGGGAATTCAGCCGATGGTCCGCGCTCATGCGCCCACTGATCACCGACAACGACGGCGACTACATTCCACGCAGCTTCTGGGCCCTGCCCGCTCCGCTGACCTGGAACCACGTCCCGGGTGTCACCTTGATCGGCGACGCGGCCCACCTCATGGCACCCTTCGGCGGCCACGGCACGAACCTCGCGTTACTCGATGGCGCGGAGCTCGCGCACGCCCTCGCGAAAGAGAACGATCTCGACGACGCGATCGCCCGCTACGAGACGACGATGTTCCCCCGATCCGGGGAACTCGCCGTGAGCTCGAACTCCGCGCTCACACGGTTCTTCGCCACGACATCCCCCGATACGCCGCACCTTCCCCCGGACCATGCGCAGGAACACAAGAACTACCAGGCCCGGGCGGCCGAATATCGACGCAGGCAACAGAATTCATAG
- a CDS encoding alpha/beta fold hydrolase: protein MHGVTLTDHHFSVPLDHDQPDGEHLEIYAREVVATGREREQLPWLLFLQGGPGMVPPRPLGRDSWLDRALDDYRVLLLDQRGTGRSSPITRQTLPARGASAAQADYLTHFRADAIVRDAELIRRTLIGEPWSVLGQSFGGMCTVTYLSFAPEGLREAIITGGLPGLRVTADEVYRATYPRVHRKNTAYYRRYPQDVAAVRRIAAHLIEHPAPLPDGSLLTVEAFQSLGLMLGTRDGADVLHYLLENSWAGTELSDSLLARIAGFLSYAQLPLNPLMHELTYAQRFTGATNWAAQRIRGEFPQFDARAALAGDDPVLFTGEMTYPCHFDQPCLEPLRATAELLFARADWPDLYDPQRLAANEVPVAAAVYLDDMYVDATYSLQTAETIKGLRLWATNEHEHDGLRTSSGRVLDHLLRILHDQI from the coding sequence ATGCACGGTGTAACGCTGACCGACCACCACTTTTCCGTCCCCCTCGACCATGATCAGCCCGATGGCGAGCACCTCGAGATCTACGCTCGCGAGGTCGTGGCCACCGGACGCGAACGCGAGCAGCTGCCCTGGCTGCTGTTTCTGCAAGGCGGCCCCGGCATGGTGCCGCCGCGTCCGCTCGGCCGGGATTCCTGGCTGGACCGCGCGCTCGACGACTACCGCGTCCTGCTGCTCGACCAGCGCGGCACGGGCCGCTCCAGCCCGATCACCCGGCAAACGCTCCCCGCCCGTGGCGCGTCGGCCGCCCAAGCCGACTATCTCACCCATTTCCGTGCCGACGCGATCGTCCGCGACGCCGAACTGATCCGGCGAACACTGATCGGCGAACCATGGTCGGTGCTCGGCCAGAGCTTCGGCGGCATGTGCACCGTCACCTACCTCTCGTTCGCGCCCGAGGGTCTGCGCGAAGCAATAATCACCGGCGGTCTTCCCGGTTTGCGCGTCACCGCCGACGAGGTCTACCGCGCCACCTATCCGCGCGTGCACCGCAAGAACACCGCCTACTACCGCCGGTACCCGCAGGACGTCGCCGCGGTCCGGCGCATCGCCGCGCACCTGATCGAGCATCCGGCGCCGCTGCCCGACGGATCCTTGCTCACCGTCGAGGCATTCCAGTCGCTCGGACTGATGCTCGGTACCCGCGACGGCGCGGACGTGCTGCACTACCTTCTCGAAAACTCTTGGGCTGGAACAGAATTATCCGACAGCCTGCTCGCCCGCATCGCGGGTTTCCTCAGCTACGCCCAACTGCCGCTGAACCCGCTCATGCACGAACTCACCTACGCCCAGCGCTTCACCGGTGCCACCAACTGGGCGGCGCAGCGAATACGCGGCGAGTTCCCCCAGTTCGACGCGCGCGCTGCGCTGGCCGGGGACGATCCGGTGTTGTTCACGGGTGAGATGACCTACCCGTGCCACTTCGACCAGCCCTGCCTCGAGCCTCTGCGCGCGACCGCCGAGCTGCTGTTCGCCCGCGCGGACTGGCCCGACCTCTACGACCCGCAGCGCTTGGCCGCGAACGAGGTCCCCGTGGCCGCCGCCGTCTACCTCGACGACATGTACGTCGACGCCACATACTCGCTGCAAACCGCCGAGACCATCAAAGGTCTACGGCTGTGGGCGACCAACGAACACGAGCACGACGGACTGCGCACCAGTAGCGGACGCGTCCTCGACCACCTGCTGCGCATACTGCACGACCAGATCTGA
- a CDS encoding EamA family transporter, whose amino-acid sequence MLASGLSNQLGAAIGSLAFPVLGPVGVVAVRQCVAAAVLLAVGRPRFRSFTRRQWGPVLLLAIVFGVVNLSLYTAIDRIGLGLAVTLEFLGPLTLALAGSRRRVDLGCAVLAVAGVVVLMRPRPTADYLGMGLALLAAACWAGYILLNRSLGQRFTGAQGTAAAAGLSALIYLPLGVGVVVHHPPSIGAVGAAVACGILASAVPFLADLFTLRRVPAAAFGLFMSVNPVLAAVVGALVLGQRLDVAAWSSIAAIIAANAISIGTKPSSTRRQCST is encoded by the coding sequence ATGCTCGCCAGCGGCCTTTCGAACCAGCTCGGTGCCGCGATCGGGTCGCTGGCCTTCCCGGTGCTTGGCCCGGTCGGCGTCGTCGCGGTCCGTCAGTGCGTCGCGGCGGCGGTGCTGCTCGCGGTCGGCCGGCCGCGCTTTCGGTCCTTCACGCGACGCCAGTGGGGGCCGGTGCTGCTGCTCGCGATCGTCTTCGGTGTGGTGAACCTGTCGCTCTATACCGCGATCGACCGGATCGGTCTCGGCTTGGCGGTGACCCTGGAGTTCCTCGGTCCCCTCACGCTCGCGCTGGCCGGCTCGCGCAGACGCGTGGACCTGGGCTGTGCCGTGCTCGCCGTCGCGGGGGTCGTCGTGCTGATGCGCCCGCGCCCCACCGCCGACTATCTCGGCATGGGGCTTGCGCTGCTCGCCGCTGCCTGCTGGGCAGGCTACATCCTGCTCAACCGTTCCCTCGGACAGCGCTTCACGGGGGCTCAGGGCACCGCGGCCGCGGCGGGGCTGTCCGCCTTGATATACCTGCCGCTCGGAGTGGGTGTCGTAGTGCATCACCCGCCTTCGATCGGTGCGGTCGGTGCGGCTGTCGCGTGCGGCATCCTCGCCTCGGCTGTGCCGTTCCTTGCGGACCTGTTCACGCTGCGTCGCGTTCCCGCTGCGGCGTTCGGGTTGTTCATGAGCGTCAACCCGGTGCTCGCCGCGGTCGTCGGTGCGCTCGTGCTGGGTCAGCGGCTCGACGTGGCCGCCTGGTCGAGCATCGCGGCGATCATCGCGGCCAATGCCATCAGCATCGGCACGAAGCCGAGTTCGACGCGGCGACAATGCTCGACGTAA
- a CDS encoding LysR family transcriptional regulator has product MDIELRQLRCLVAIVDEGTFTDAAIALGVSQAAVSRTLSALEQRLGVRLLRRTSRETAPTTIGLRVVAHARRVLSEVENLVQEATSGHVELRIGHSWSALGRRTLAFQHRWQAAHPETQLHLLRINSPSAGLAEGTADLGVIRKPLTDRRFESAIIGLETRWCALAATDPLARRRSVRLADLSNRVLLVDRRTGTTTTDLWPAHARPAEQQSRDIDDWLTVIATGRCVGVTAESVVDQYPRPGIAYLPVRDAEPVAVQLVWWRDDPHPATRTVLELLTELYRT; this is encoded by the coding sequence ATGGATATCGAGCTGCGTCAGTTGCGTTGCCTCGTCGCGATCGTCGACGAAGGCACGTTCACCGATGCCGCAATCGCTCTCGGCGTCTCACAGGCAGCCGTCTCGCGCACCCTCTCGGCGCTCGAGCAGCGCCTCGGCGTACGGCTGCTGCGGCGCACGTCCCGCGAAACCGCGCCGACCACGATCGGACTACGCGTTGTGGCGCACGCCCGGCGCGTGCTGAGCGAGGTCGAAAACCTGGTCCAGGAAGCGACATCGGGCCACGTCGAACTACGTATCGGTCACTCCTGGTCAGCACTCGGCCGACGCACACTCGCCTTTCAGCACCGCTGGCAGGCAGCACACCCGGAAACCCAACTGCACCTGCTCCGCATCAACTCCCCGAGCGCCGGGCTGGCCGAGGGCACCGCCGACCTCGGAGTCATCCGCAAACCGTTGACGGACCGCCGCTTCGAGAGCGCCATCATCGGCCTGGAAACACGCTGGTGCGCGCTCGCCGCCACCGACCCCCTGGCGCGACGCCGCTCCGTACGCCTGGCCGACCTCAGCAACCGCGTCCTGCTCGTCGACCGGCGCACCGGAACGACCACCACGGATCTGTGGCCCGCCCACGCGCGCCCCGCAGAACAGCAGAGCCGCGACATCGACGACTGGCTCACCGTCATCGCCACCGGCCGTTGTGTGGGAGTCACCGCGGAATCCGTTGTCGACCAATATCCCCGCCCCGGCATCGCCTACCTGCCGGTACGCGACGCCGAACCCGTAGCCGTACAACTGGTCTGGTGGCGCGACGACCCCCACCCCGCCACCCGCACCGTGCTCGAGCTGCTCACCGAGCTCTACCGCACATGA